Part of the uncultured Desulfobacter sp. genome, TAACTTTCATATGAAAATATTTATAAACGAGCCTTATAACAAATGGGGGCCGTCATGGCAAGGAAAAAATTGGCAATGGGAAAGGTGTTGCACTGCTTGCATTAATGTCGTGCGGGAGAAAGAAAACAAAAAGAAAATAAAAACCCGGACGCTGTGTTGAGGGAACGTCCGGGTCTTACTATTTTACAGCTTGGAGATCAGTTCTGCAGTTACATCGGGCAGCGCTTGTTCGCCGTTCAGTGTAACGTATTTGAAATCTGCGTCCGGCAGATCTCTGAAGTAGTAGGAAGAGGCCAGGGTGCCGGTATCTGTGTCATAGTAGATGGAGTGACGTTTGTCGATGGCAGTTTCATCCTGGTCATCGGCGCGGGTGCTCAGTGCTCCGCCGCATACCCGGCATTTGTCTCCGTCGGGTTTGATGGCGTCGATGAAAATGTTGTTGGGATGGTTGTTGTCATTTTCGCACAACCGTCTGCCCATGATTCTGTTTTTGGCAATTTCACGGTCCAGCAGCATTTCGATAACGTAGTCAAGTTTGATGCCCTGCTCGTTGAGTGCGGCATGCAGTTTTTCAGACTGAACTTTATTTCTTGGGAACCCGTCCAGCAGCCATCCGTTTTTGCAGTCGTCCTGTTTGATGCGGTCGATCATCATGGGGATGGTGATGTCATCGGGTACCAGGTCGCCGGCGTCGATAAATGCTTTGGCTTTTTTACCTAGTTCTGTACCGCCTTTGATGTTGTCGCGGAAGATCGCACCGGATTCAACATGGGCTATGTTGTATTTGTCTTTGAGGATTTTTCCCTGGGTACCTTTACCGCTGCCGTTGGGGCCGAAAAATAAAATGTTCATCTTTACTCCTTGAGATGGGTTTATATTCATATCCTGTCGGGACACATCCGACATAATCAAAAATCGTAATATCTTAAATTGAAAGAAGCAATTGGGTTCATGGCGTTCTTTCATGGCCTGCCAAGGGCATTCTTGTTATGAAAAATGAAGATCTGCCCGTCTGTGCCAAATGTATCAGCAAATCTTAATATAGGACTGCCCTTTTTTTGTCAAGGAATTGCAGCCTTGCGCCACTGTCCTTACATGCGCGGGCTTTTGTCGGGTTGAGGTTGGATGAATTGTGTTAAAAAGCGTGGAGGGGCTTGCTAAATTAGACCTTGAATGTCCCCCGGCAAATTGATATTAAATACAAATTTATTACAAGATTCTTAATTCAGATAGTCCGGTGAACACGTTAAATAATTATCCATATATAAAATAAGGGGAGAAAAAATGACTGAACTGATTGATGTCAGGGCAAGGGAAATTATTGATTCAAGAGGGAATCCTACGGTTGAAGTGGATGTGACCCTGGCCTGCGGCGCCCAGGGACGGGCCGCTGTGCCCTCCGGCGCGTCAACCGGTACACGGGAAGCCCTTGAACTTCGTGACAAGGCTGAAAACCGTTTTATGGGCAAAGGTGTGCTCAATGCCGTGGCCAATGTCAATGAAGTCATAGCCCCGGAGATCATCGGTTATGATGCCATGGATCAGGCCGGACTGGACCTGACCATGATTGATATTGACGGAACGGAAAACAAATCACGGCTGGGCGCCAACGCTATTTTAGGCGTCTCCATGGCCGCCGCAAGAGCTGCTGCCGCAGCCAACGGTGTGCCGCTGTACCGCCATATCGGCGGCATCAATGCCCGGGTCATGCCTGTTCCCATGATGAATATCATCAACGGCGGAGCCCATGCAGCCAACAATCTGGATATCCAGGAGTTCATGATTCTTCCCTTTGGTGCAGCCAATGTGTCCGAAGCCATCCGCATGGGTGCAGAGACCTTTCATAACCTGAAAAAAATACTCAAAGGCAAGGGGCTTTCCACGGGTGTCGGCGACGAAGGCGGGTTTGCGCCGGATCTAGGGTCCAACGAAGAGGCCATTGAAAATATCATTACCGCCATTGAGGCTGCCGGCTATCGTCCGGGCAAGGACATCGGCATCGGCCTGGATGCCGCCGCCAGCGAGTTCTACAAAGACGGCAAATATGTATTTGCCTCTGAAAACAGAGCAATGTCCCCGGCTGAACTCATTGACTACTATGAAAGTCTGATTGATAAATATCCCCTGGTCTCCATCGAAGACGGTCTGGCGGAAGGGGACTGGGATAACTGGGAACTCATGACCCAGCGCCTGGGCAACCGTATCCAGATTGTGGGAGATGATGTATTTGTGACCAATCCGGATATTTTTAAGCAAGGCATTGCAAGGGGTGTGGGTAACTCCATTCTGATCAAGCTGAACCAGATCGGCACCGTCACCGAGACCCTTGATACCATCCAGATGGCCAAGGACTCCGGGTATACCACCGTGGTATCCCACAGATCCGGTGAAACCGAAGACAGTTTTATTGCCGACCTTGCCGTGGGTGTAAATTCCGGGCAGATCAAAACCGGTTCCATGTCCAGAAGTGATCGTGTCGCAAAATACAATCAATTGATCCGCATCGAAGAAGAACTGGCTGAGTGTGCGGTTTTTCCCGAAGATCTGTTTGTTTTAAAATAGTGTTTATGGAAGATAGCAGGACAGGCATGTTATGCTAGGACTCTATTTCCTATTTGTCAGCTGAACACCAGGCGGGGATTTTGTCTTCCTAAATCCCCGCCTCTTTCATATGAGCGTCTCAAAATTATTAAATTAATTTTTTATTTCGTTTGGGGTGAACCGGCTATTGATAGGCCGGATCAGCCTTTGACGATGATATGAAAGTCAAAATAAGCTGTGATATGGCTTTCCTGATTCCCCTATTTCTGATATGAAGTCCGGCTGATAAAATTTGGAACTACCTGGACAACCTGTTCATGCAGGATTATTCGTGAACGGTAAGGTGTGATTTAAATAGTTATGATTAAAAACGTGTAAAAGTGAGGACTGGATGGCTGATATAACTAAATATATTTTTGTAACAGGCGGGGTGTTATCCTCATTGGGTAAGGGACTTGCGTCCGCGGCCATTGGCATGCTCCTGGAAAGCCGGGGGCTGACCGTGACCATTCAGAAACTGGATCCTTACATCAATGTTGACCCGGGAACCATGAACCCCTTCCAGCACGGTGAAGTATTTGTCACCGATGACGGTGCTGAAACCGATCTTGATCTGGGACATTATGAGCGGTTCACCAATGCCAAGCTTGGCAAGAACAATAATTTTACAACAGGTAAGATCTATGATCAGGTGATCACCAAAGAGCGCCGGGGCGAATACCTTGGCGGGACCGTTCAGGTCATCCCACATATCACCGACGAGATCAAACAGGCCATTACCCTGGTTTCCGATGATGCGGATGTGGTAATTGTGGAGATCGGCGGCACCATCGGAGATATTGAATCGCTTCCCTTTCTTGAGGCCATCCGCCAGTTCAAGGCCGATGCCGGCCCTTCCAACGTGATTTATATTCACCTGACCCTGGTGCCTTATATTAAGACAGCCTGCGAGGTGAAAACCAAGCCCACCCAGCACAGTGTAAAGGAGCTTCGCAGTATCGGCATCCAGCCGGATATCCTCTTGTGCCGCACCGAAAGCCTGTTGACCCAGGACATTAAAAACAAGATTGCCCTGTTCTGCAATGTTGGAGCCGATGCCGTGTTCACGGCCAAGGATGTGGACTGCATCTATGATGTGCCCATTGTCTACAACGAAGAAGGCTTGGGGGACATGGTGCTTAAAAAGTTGAACATCTGGGCCAGGGCGCCGCGCATTGACGGCTGGCGGGAGATGGTGGAGCGCCTGAAAAGTCCGCGTCATCAAGTCACCATTGCCATTGTGGGCAAATATGTGGATTTGACCGAGAGTTATAAAAGCCTGAATGAGGCCTTGACCCACGGCGGAATCTCCAATGACACCAAGGTGAATTTGAAGTTTGTGGATTCCTCCACCCTGACGAAGGAGAATGTGGATGGTGTGCTGTCCACTGTTGACGCCGTTCTGGTTCCCGGCGGATTCGGAAGCCGGGGGATCGAAGGAAAGATCCTTGCGGCCGGCTATGCCCGTAAAAACAAGGTGCCGTTCTTCGGCATTTGTCTGGGCATGCAGATGGCCGTCATTGAAGTCGCACGTAACCTGGCCGGCCTTGAAGATGCCAACAGCGAAGAGTTTGATGCCGACACCCCCTATCCGGTGATCTACCTGATGAAAGAGTGGGTGGATGAGCAGACCGGTAAGGTGGAAAAACGCGATGAATCTTCGGATAAGGGCGGCACCATGCGCCTGGGCGCCTATCCCTGTCTTCTGGCCGAAGATACCTTTGCCATGAATGCCTACAAGACGGAAAATATTTCCGAACGGCATCGCCACCGGTTTGAGTTCAATAATGAATTTAAGGAGAAACTGGTGGAATCCGGACTTGTCATTTCAGGGACATCCCCGGACCATGGCCTGGTGGAAATTGTGGAGCTTAAAGACCACCCCTGGTATCTGGGCTGCCAGTTCCATCCGGAATTCAAGTCCAAACCCATGGTGCCCCATCCGCTTTTCAAGGCATTTATCAAAGCGGCCCTGAAAAATAAGAGATGAGTGACGAATTTGTCACCATAACCGGTCCAGGCGACATCCGTCTTGAGGGAATTTTTAACCGGCAGGAAACCAACAAAGCGGCGGTGATCACCCATCCCCACCCCCTTTATGGCGGAAATATGGATGTGCCTTTGATTTGCCGGATGGCTGCCTGCTTTCAATCTGCCGGGATTGCCGCCTTGCGTTTTAATTTCAGGGGCACCGGGGTCAGTACCGGAACATTTGACGATGGTCAAGGCGAGCAGGATGATGTCAAAAGTGCTTTAAAATTTTTGTCCGACCAGGGGTATGATCAGCTTTTGCTTGCCGGATATTCCTTTGGTGCATGGGTCAACGCCCATGTGGTAAACGCCGGTGTCGAGGTCACGGATCATATTATGATCTCGCCCCCGGCAGCGTTGCTAGGTTTTGATTCGGTCGAACAACTGCCCCATACTGGGCTGATTCTTACGGGTGAAAATGATGATTTAGCACCTGCTTTCATGGTGCACGATCTTTTGTCAAAATGGCAAATTGCCCCCCGGGTAGAGGTCCTTTCCGGTGTTGATCACTTTTATGCCGGAGCCCTGGACCAGTTGGAAAGCATTCTTTCAGACTACCTGCAGCCCTGACTCTTTTAAATCCCATTGGAAAAAATGTCATTTGGACCAGATTGATATAAAAATACTGAACATTCTCCAGGAAAACGGCAAAATAACCAATGCCAAACTTTCCCGGATGGTGGGAATTTCAGCCCCGGCGACCTTGGAACGGGTGAAGCGCCTGGAAAGTGCCGGGGTGATCTCCCATTTTACGGCCGTGGTGGATCCCGAAAAGGTCGGGTTCTCCATTATGGTTATTGTCAGTATTACACTGAGCTTGAGCAAGCTCTCTTCGGTGCCTTTGATCAAAGAAAAATTTGCCGAACTTGATGAGGTTGTGGAGTGCTATCAGATCGCCGGAGCCCACGATTTTATTCTCAAGGTTGTGGCAAAGGACATCAAAGCCTATGCCGAATTTATGAACCGGAAATTAACCCGGATTCAAGGCATCCAGAGTATCCAGTCCTCAATTGTCATTGACAGCCTCAAGGATAAGAAAATTCTTGTCCTTGGGGCCGACGATGACAGCTAATCTTCCTACATTTTCCGCTTTACGAATCTGTTTGTTCATCCGGCGTCGGCGTGCCGAATCCACCGCCGCCGGGGCTCATTATTCGGAAACGTTCTCCGGGTTGCGCCAGTATATCGTTTTTGGCACCCATGTTGATGGCTGTGCCGTCTTTTTTGATGAAGAGATTGAGCCCCTTTTTTCCCGGTTCCCCGCCGTCCATCCCGTAGGGCGCAAAGACCCTGCGTTCTGAAAGGATGGCGACATTGAGGGGGGCCAAGAACTCCACCTCGCGCACCAGGCCGTCCCCGCCATTAAACTGTCCCCGGCCGCCGGATCCCCGGCGAATGGAAAATTCTCTTAGAAGCACGGGATAGCGACGCTCCAGAATCTCCGGATCGGTGATGCGGGTGTTGGTCATGTGGGTCTGGACCCCGGTCCGGCCGTGCCAGGTCGGTCCGGCCCCGGCCCCGCCGGCAATGGTCTCGTAGTAGCCGAACCGGTCGTTGCCGAAGGTGAAGTTGTTCATACAGCCCTGGGAGGCGGCGGCCACACCGAACGCCTTGAGAACCACATCGGTGATGCGCTGGGACGTCAGCACGTTGCCGCCCACCACGGCTGCGTCGGTGGATGGGTCAAGTAAGGACCCCTTGGGGATCTTGACGGTGATGGGGATGAGGCAACCGTGGTTCAAGGGCAGATCTTTGTCAATCAGACATCTGAGACAATAAAGGATGGCCGATTTGGTAACGGCCTTGGGGGCGTTGCAGTTTCCCCAGATTTGAGCTCCGGTGCCTTGGAAATCAAAAATTGCACTGCCGTCTTTTCTGTCAATTGTGAGGGCCAGGCCAATGGGACTGCCGTCATCCAGATGGTCTTTGGCGCAGATTGTGTCCCGTTCGGCCAATCCCTTTGATTTGGAGAGCGCTTTAAGACGCTCGCGAACAGACTCTTCAGCCGCATCCTGGACATGTTGCATATACGCCTGGACCACATCGAGTCCGTAGTCATTTACCATTTCCAGAACCAGTTCAATGCCTTTCTGGTTGGCGGCAATCTGGGCCTTGAGGTCGGAGATGTTCTCCGCCAAAAGGCGGGTGCCGGAGATGGGTGGACGCCCAGGTGCCGGTTTTATTTTGCCTGGTGCAAGCAGCAGGTCTGAAATACCCGCCTCTTGAAAAATACCGTTCTCCACCAGTTTAAACGACTCAATACAGGCCCCTTCCTCTTTAAGGCTGCGGGAATTGGGGGGCATGGAGCCGGGGGTTATGCCGCCGATGTCGGCGTGGTGTCCCCGGGACGCCATCCAGAAAATTACCTGGTCATTTTTGAATACGGGTGTGATGACCGTAATGTCCGGCAGGTGACTGCCCCCGGCCGCCGGATGGTTGGAGACCAGCACATCTCCGGGAGTAAGATTGTTTGCCCGGCGTTGGATCTGGGCTTTTACCGCATCGCTCATACTCCCGAGGTGGACCGGCAGATGGGGGGCGTTGGCCACCAGTTCTCCGTTGGGCCCGAACAAGGCGCAGGAAAAATCAAGGCGCTCCTTGATGTTGGTGGAGATGGCGGTCTTTTGCAGCATCCGGCCCATCTGTTCGGCAATGGACATGAACAGATTGCTGAAAATGGAGAGCTGGGCCGGGTCGAGGATTGTGTCAATCTGTGTGCGCGTGCCTGAGCCCACCGTGATTTCCACATCGCCGTTTTGGGTGATGGCTGCGGTGCAGCCGGGTTCGATGAGAATGGTGGAGGTCTGGTGAATCAAAAGGGCGGGGCCGGCAATGCAATGGCCTGCGGCAAGTCCTTCCAGGTCATAAACACAGGTTTTCTGCCGGCCGTCCTCAAAACAGCATTGGACGGTATCCAACACCGGCGCATCCCCGTTGGCCTTTGAAATGTTGATCCGTTGAACTCCCGCAGCTTTGGCCCGGGCCCGTATCCGGATATCGTCGATGAGGATCTGCCTGTCGGAAAGATCGAATCCGAACTCTCGGCGGTAGACAGACCTGAACGCTGCTGCATAGTCATTGTCCTGATTCCCCTTACCCTGGGGCCGGCAGATCATGATGGCTGTATCCGTACCTTGGTATCTCAGGTTTAGAAAACGGTCCGCGTCAATGGCTTCGTCTGAAAATCCTTGATGGTTCAGTTCCCGGCGGGCATCTTTTTCCAGTTGTTCAAAAACGGCATCCGTTTCTTGTAGGGCTTGGGGGCATAGGACGGCGGAGGAGGGCTGCTGGCGCTCGGTGACCACATCGGCCATGCCCATGCCGTAGGCGGACAGAATGCCGGAAAACCGGTGGATAAAGATTTTGGATATCCCAAGGATCCTTGCAATGGCGCAGGCATGCTGGGGACCGGCACCCCCGAATGTGGCCAGTACATGGTTTTTGATATCAAATCCCCGCATCACCGAGATTTCACGAATGGGCCTGACCATCACCTCATTGGCCACCCGGATAAAGCCCAGGGCAACCCCTTCCATGGTCATGGCGGGCAGCCCGGCCGCGGCACAATAAGTGTTGATGTCGTCCGTCAGACCGGCCATGGCCTTGCGGGCTGCCTCCACGTCCAGGGGCTGATCTTCGGTGGCTCCGAAAATATGGGGAAAGTATTTGGGTTGAATACGGCCAAGCACAAGATTGGCGTCTGTAACTGTAAGGTATCCCTTTTTCCGGTAGCAGACAGGCCCCGGATGGGCGCCGGCAGATTCAGGCCCCACCTGAAACATGCCGTTGTCAAAGAATAGGCGGCTGCCCCCGCCTGCGGCCACGGTTTTGATGTGGAGCTGGGGGGCCTGGATGCGTACACCGGCGGTCTGGGTTTCAAAGACCAGTTCGTATTCCCCTCCGAACCGGGAGACATCCGTGGAGGTGCCGCCCATATCAAATCCGATGACCGGCTCTTTTTTTTCTGCATCAAAGGTGGTCATGGCATATCCCACCACCCCGCCGGCAGGCCCGGACAGGATGGCGCGGCTGCCTGTGAACCCGTCGGCACCGGCCAGGCCGCCGTCGGACTGCATGAAAAGAAGGCCGGTATGGGTAAGCTTGTCCTTGAATCCCTGCCTGAAACTGTCAAGATAGGTGCGGATATGCGGATTGAGGTAGGCGTCCACCATGGTGGTATCGCCCCTGGGCACAAGCTTTACCCGGGGCATGACCTGGGAGGAGAGAGAAATCTGGGTAAATCCGATTTCCCTGGCCATACGGCCGATAGCCTGTTCATGTTCGGGCCAGGCATAGGCGTGCATGAGCACAACGGAGAGACTGCGGATCCCCCGGTCATAGACCGCCTCGAGGTCGGATCGTATTGCCTCTGGGTCCAGGGGGCGAATCACGGCCAGGCGGTCACCGGTAATCCCTTTTACTATTTGCTCGGCTACTGCCGAGGCGTCTTCGTCCTCCCGCAGGATTCTCAGGCGTTCATCCGCTTCAATGACCTCCTGGTACAAAAGCTCGGGCTTTTTGATCTCCAGGTCAAAAATTTTCGGCCGATCCTGGTTGCCGATTTGGAGAATATCGCCAAATCCCCGGGTCACCACCAGGGCGCTGGGCGCGCCTTTGCGTTCCAATAAAGCGTTGGTGGCGACGGTGGTCCCCATGCGTATCCACTCAATTTGCCCGGCATAGAACTGTGCTTTGGGCACAGGTTTTCCGGTGACCTCTTCTAATATGCGCCGGATGCCTTCACGGGGGGCGTCAGGATAGTTCCGGGGATCTTCGGACAACAGCTTCATGACCCGGAATCCGGCTTCTCCGGGCACCTCGGCATAGATGTCCGTAAACGTTCCGCCACGGTCAATGGAAAAACGGCATTTGGTTGGATCTGACATGGATACTCCTTGTTTTACTCAGCGCTTGGACAATCGTGGTGCCCTGTGACCATGGGCTTTATATCCAGAATCGGGGTGCCGTCCATCATGTCGATATTTTTGACTCCAATGTGCCCGTCCGCTTTACTTGTTACCTCAACGACACTCAAACCAACGGCATTGGGGCGAATGGGCGAACAAATGCTGAACACGCCCCTGGAAGACGACCGGTGGGGCGGGGTCTGGAAGAGGTTGCTTGAATTAAATGCCGGGCTTTTGTGAAAATGGAAAAGCACCACAATTTTTTGTCCGATTTCAATATCACGCAGGGCAGGGGCAAATTCGGCAAGGATCTCCAAACTGCCTTTCTCCTGGGATACGGACCAGTGACGGGGTAATTTTGTTGCATTGGTTTTTACAAAGCCAATTGGCGAAAAGGAAATGGATATGTCTTCTGTCATTATAATCACCTATTCTTAATTTATGGATAGTTGGTCGCCTTTTGGCGTCAACAAGGTGTCTACTTAACACAGTTCGCGAGCCTCGTACACGTTCAACTACATACGATAACAATTGTGTGAAATCAGTTTGCAAAGCAATTGAGTCAGGTGAGCCCATTTTACATGCATATTAAACTTGTAAAACGGGTTGAATTTATATATGGTTTTTCATTCTTTTCTTGTCAAAAGCCAACTTATTCGATACTTGTAAAGAAAAAATCATTCTTGTAAATCGTTCAAAATAAGGGATACATCGTGCCAGTATCGAGTTGTAAACGTATGATACGTATAGGGATACTCCCTAAAGTCATCATCTTTGTTACCACACTGATAATTCTGCATTTTTTGCTTTTATATCTGTTTGTCAGCGAAAAACTGGAAGATACAAACGCCCAGATTATTCAAAGAGCTGAAAGCATGGGCGAAAGCTATCTGCTTTCACAAAAATTGATCAGCCAGGTTGCCATTAACGACAGCATCAAAGGACTTGACAAAAAATCAACCGAAGCCATTGAGCTTAGAACCCAGGAACTTGCATTTCGCCTGGCCGATTTTCTCTATGAAAGGGATCAGGATATTCTTCAGCTATCGGTCATAACGCCTGATCCAAAAATTTATCTTGCTTTATACTGAATCCAAAAAAGGAAAGTTATTGTCCCGGGGCCCTGGCCCCGGGAAATCAAAGAATCTGATCCTCGCCCCGAATGGATACCAGCTCCTATACCCATTGACTGGAAAAATGCCAACAATAGGACCTTGTGGCGAAATCGATCTGCATTTAAGTTTAATACCATTAAAAAGCCCTTGTATAAAGAACTAACCTTTGTTGATTTAAAAGGGTATGAACAGATAAAAATTGCTGATGGCGCCATCTCATCGGACTTAAGAGACGTTAGCAAAAAAGAGAATACATATTGCCGGGCCGAAGATTATTTTGAACACCTGGACCATTTAAGGCCGGGTGAAATTTATGTTTCCAGGGTGATTGGTGCCTACGTCCCTGGTTTTCTTAAGTATACAGATGATGGCGGCGTGAGTGTCGATCCTAAAAGTGCGTATGCCGGAAAAGAGAATCCCAACGGCAAACCGTTTGAAGGAATTGTCCGCTGGGCGACACCGGTATATAGCGTAACAGGTCAAAAAACAGGGTATGTCACCATGGCCCTGGACCATCAGCATATCATGGAATTCACCGATTACGTTGTGACTACCGACGAGTGGTTTTCTGATATATCCGATGCTGGTTCAGGCAATTATGCCTGGCTTTGGGATGACCAAGATCAATGTATTTCGCACCCACGGGATTTTTTTATCTGCGGCTATGATCCAAAAACCGGAAAGGAGGTGCCCGGATGGCTGAGTCAACCCACATATGATGAATTCAAGAAGAGTGGGAAATCCTTTAATGAGTTTATAGAAAATCTTTCCCCGTTCCGAAATTTCACCTTCAGCAAAGCACCCGCATCAGAGCAGATTAAATCCGGCAACATTCCCCTGGACTGCAGGGTTCTTGACATGGCGCCCCAATGCGAGGGCTGGCACCGGGGGACTGAAGAGGGCGGATCCGGCTCTTTTCTGATTTTCTGGAGCAGACTTTGGAAACTGACCACCTACGCGGTTGTTCCCTATTACACCGGTCAGTATGGAAATTCAAAGCGAGGATTTGGATATGTGACTCTGGGTGCCCAAGTGGCTGATTTCCACAAGGATGCCATGGTGTCCAAGGCCAATATAGAAGAAAGCATTGCCCAGGAGATGGAAACCGTCCAAGAATATAATAAAGAGACATGGCGCATAATTCGGGGATTTGATAAGGAAAATAAACAAATATTGTTTTTATTCACTGCATTACTTGATCTTATGACTTTGTTGATACTCAGCTTTTATATCTTCAGGATGCTTAAACCCTTAAACCAGGTGACAACGGTTGCCGAAGCGATTCAGAAAGGTGATCTGGATCAGTATATTGAGGTCAACTCTTTGGACGAAATCGGTCGTCTGGCGTACGCTTTTAACAAAATGGCTAAATTTTTGGCAAAAGCGGATAAATTGAAAGCTGGCCTCATGGCGGATCAGGTTGAAACAAATAAACAATTAACCCGGGAAATTGAAGTCCGCAGAAAAGCCGAAGAAGCCCTTCAAAAAGCGCACCTTGACCTGGAGCGGCGTGTGGAGGAACGAACTGCCGAACTTAAGCGATCCAACGAGGATCTTAAAAAAGCCAAGGTCATGGCTGAAGCCGCCAGTAAAGCCAAAGGTGCTTTTTTAGCCAATATGAGTCACGAAATCAGGACGCCGTTGAACGGTATTATCGGTATGGCTGAGCTGGCATTGGACGGCGACCTGATGCCCCGGGAACGCAATACCATTCAGGTCGTCAGCTCGGAAGCCGATTCTTTGCTAAGAATTGTCAACGATATTCTGGATTTTTCGAAAATCGAAGCCGGGATGCTTGAACTTGAAAGCATTCCCTTTAATCTTCGGGTGCTGGTTGAGGATCTATCCACGGGAATTGCCTGGCAGGCCGAACAAAAATCTTTGGAGGTCATCACCTATATCTCCAATGATGTGCCGAACCGGGTGGAGGGTGATCCGGGTAGACTTCGGCAGATTTTGTTGAATCTATCCGGTAACGCCTTAAAGTTTACCCATGAAGGAGAAATTTTCCTCCAGGTCGAGCTGGCGTCCATTCGAGGAGATCAGGTGGAAATCCGTTTTGCCGTGACCGATACCGGGATCGGTATCGCCCCGGATAAGCAGCATTCAATTTTTGAAAGTTTTACCCAGGCAGACGGCTCCACCACCAGAAAATACGGGGGGACCGGCCTTGGCATCACCATTTCTAAACAATTGGTTGAACTCATGGGCGGAAAGCTCATGCTGACCAGTGTTGAGGGCAAGGGAAGCACCTTTTGTTTCAATATGTTCTGTAAAACGGCCCCGGATAAAGAAGAGAGTTGCGGCGCTAAAGAGATGGTTGATCTTGCCGGGTTAAAGGTTCTGGTTGTCGATGATATGCCCAACAACCGGTTCATCCTGACAGAGTATCTTGAATACTGGGGCTGTGCTTCGGTTGAGGCGCACAATGCCCGGACTGCGTTTAAGCACCTGCAAGCCGCCTGTGAGCAGAACGCCCCCTTTGATTTGATTCTGACGGATCACCAAATGCCCGACCAAAGCGGTCTGGACCTTTCCCGTCAAATCAGATCAACCCGGGCACTCAAATCAATTCCAATTTTGATTTTGACTTCCATGGGCCAGAAGGGAGACGCAAAAGCGTGCAGGAAGATCGGTATCCAGGGATACCTGAATAAACCCATTCGCCGAAATGAGTTGTATAAGGCGATTCAAACCATATTGGGGACGTCGGCAAACGATAATCTTGAAGAGGCCCCACCATTGGTTACCCGGCATACCCTGGTCGAAGACCTGCGGAAAAGTGTCCGTATACTTCTTGTGGAGGATTATCCGACCAATCAGCAAATAGCCATGCGCCATCTGGAAGGCGCCGGATACGGTGTGGACTTGGCTGAAAACGGTAAACAGGCATTGGCTCAGTTTAAACGTAACAGCTAT contains:
- the tsaA gene encoding tRNA (N6-threonylcarbamoyladenosine(37)-N6)-methyltransferase TrmO — protein: MTEDISISFSPIGFVKTNATKLPRHWSVSQEKGSLEILAEFAPALRDIEIGQKIVVLFHFHKSPAFNSSNLFQTPPHRSSSRGVFSICSPIRPNAVGLSVVEVTSKADGHIGVKNIDMMDGTPILDIKPMVTGHHDCPSAE
- a CDS encoding hydantoinase B/oxoprolinase family protein: MSDPTKCRFSIDRGGTFTDIYAEVPGEAGFRVMKLLSEDPRNYPDAPREGIRRILEEVTGKPVPKAQFYAGQIEWIRMGTTVATNALLERKGAPSALVVTRGFGDILQIGNQDRPKIFDLEIKKPELLYQEVIEADERLRILREDEDASAVAEQIVKGITGDRLAVIRPLDPEAIRSDLEAVYDRGIRSLSVVLMHAYAWPEHEQAIGRMAREIGFTQISLSSQVMPRVKLVPRGDTTMVDAYLNPHIRTYLDSFRQGFKDKLTHTGLLFMQSDGGLAGADGFTGSRAILSGPAGGVVGYAMTTFDAEKKEPVIGFDMGGTSTDVSRFGGEYELVFETQTAGVRIQAPQLHIKTVAAGGGSRLFFDNGMFQVGPESAGAHPGPVCYRKKGYLTVTDANLVLGRIQPKYFPHIFGATEDQPLDVEAARKAMAGLTDDINTYCAAAGLPAMTMEGVALGFIRVANEVMVRPIREISVMRGFDIKNHVLATFGGAGPQHACAIARILGISKIFIHRFSGILSAYGMGMADVVTERQQPSSAVLCPQALQETDAVFEQLEKDARRELNHQGFSDEAIDADRFLNLRYQGTDTAIMICRPQGKGNQDNDYAAAFRSVYRREFGFDLSDRQILIDDIRIRARAKAAGVQRINISKANGDAPVLDTVQCCFEDGRQKTCVYDLEGLAAGHCIAGPALLIHQTSTILIEPGCTAAITQNGDVEITVGSGTRTQIDTILDPAQLSIFSNLFMSIAEQMGRMLQKTAISTNIKERLDFSCALFGPNGELVANAPHLPVHLGSMSDAVKAQIQRRANNLTPGDVLVSNHPAAGGSHLPDITVITPVFKNDQVIFWMASRGHHADIGGITPGSMPPNSRSLKEEGACIESFKLVENGIFQEAGISDLLLAPGKIKPAPGRPPISGTRLLAENISDLKAQIAANQKGIELVLEMVNDYGLDVVQAYMQHVQDAAEESVRERLKALSKSKGLAERDTICAKDHLDDGSPIGLALTIDRKDGSAIFDFQGTGAQIWGNCNAPKAVTKSAILYCLRCLIDKDLPLNHGCLIPITVKIPKGSLLDPSTDAAVVGGNVLTSQRITDVVLKAFGVAAASQGCMNNFTFGNDRFGYYETIAGGAGAGPTWHGRTGVQTHMTNTRITDPEILERRYPVLLREFSIRRGSGGRGQFNGGDGLVREVEFLAPLNVAILSERRVFAPYGMDGGEPGKKGLNLFIKKDGTAINMGAKNDILAQPGERFRIMSPGGGGFGTPTPDEQTDS
- a CDS encoding response regulator — translated: MYKELTFVDLKGYEQIKIADGAISSDLRDVSKKENTYCRAEDYFEHLDHLRPGEIYVSRVIGAYVPGFLKYTDDGGVSVDPKSAYAGKENPNGKPFEGIVRWATPVYSVTGQKTGYVTMALDHQHIMEFTDYVVTTDEWFSDISDAGSGNYAWLWDDQDQCISHPRDFFICGYDPKTGKEVPGWLSQPTYDEFKKSGKSFNEFIENLSPFRNFTFSKAPASEQIKSGNIPLDCRVLDMAPQCEGWHRGTEEGGSGSFLIFWSRLWKLTTYAVVPYYTGQYGNSKRGFGYVTLGAQVADFHKDAMVSKANIEESIAQEMETVQEYNKETWRIIRGFDKENKQILFLFTALLDLMTLLILSFYIFRMLKPLNQVTTVAEAIQKGDLDQYIEVNSLDEIGRLAYAFNKMAKFLAKADKLKAGLMADQVETNKQLTREIEVRRKAEEALQKAHLDLERRVEERTAELKRSNEDLKKAKVMAEAASKAKGAFLANMSHEIRTPLNGIIGMAELALDGDLMPRERNTIQVVSSEADSLLRIVNDILDFSKIEAGMLELESIPFNLRVLVEDLSTGIAWQAEQKSLEVITYISNDVPNRVEGDPGRLRQILLNLSGNALKFTHEGEIFLQVELASIRGDQVEIRFAVTDTGIGIAPDKQHSIFESFTQADGSTTRKYGGTGLGITISKQLVELMGGKLMLTSVEGKGSTFCFNMFCKTAPDKEESCGAKEMVDLAGLKVLVVDDMPNNRFILTEYLEYWGCASVEAHNARTAFKHLQAACEQNAPFDLILTDHQMPDQSGLDLSRQIRSTRALKSIPILILTSMGQKGDAKACRKIGIQGYLNKPIRRNELYKAIQTILGTSANDNLEEAPPLVTRHTLVEDLRKSVRILLVEDYPTNQQIAMRHLEGAGYGVDLAENGKQALAQFKRNSYDLIWVRLFYDMSDQSW